The sequence below is a genomic window from Paenibacillus sp..
CCTGCGCGCGAGGGATGTTTCTCGTGAACGTTTGATACAAATGGTGATGCGTATTAATCAAGCCGGGATAAACGATTCTCCCCGCGGCGTCGATGACGACGTCGGCCGTCTCGTACGGCACATCCGTTCCGATCGCGACGATGCGTTGATCCCGGGCATACAAGCTGCCGCCGGGGAACGTCCGCCGCTCGGCGTCCATCGTTATGATGTTTCGCGCGTTCTTAATGAGCAATGTGGCCAAGGTTGTTGTCCGCCTTTCTAGGTTACGATTCCTTCATCATAACCTAGCAGGGCGCTCGTCCGCTTCGTCGAACGCGCGATTTCGTCGCCGACGACAAATTCGACTATCGAAATCGGCACGAAGCACAGCGAACCGGCCATCGCCCGTTGAAACCGGATCGGCGCTCGGGTAAGCTAAGGGAAATAGAACAAGCCCACAGGGGGAAAAACGATGAGCGGCTCATTGTATCACGTGCTGACCGCAAGACAATTCGATCGTGCGGAGTTGGATGCGCTGTTCGCCGCGTCCGGCGACATGGAGCGGATCGTACGCGAAGGCGGCTCCACGCGCTTCTCGAATAAAATTTTGACCACGCTGTTTTTCGAGGCGAGCACGCGGACGCGGTTGTCGTTCGAAGCGGCGATGCATCGGCTTGGCGGCCGGGTCATCGGCACGGAGAACGCCGCGCAGTTTTCGTCGGCGATCAAAGGAGAGACGCTGGAAGATACCATTCGCATCGTATCGGGTTACAGCGACCTCGTCGTCATGCGTCATACGGAAATCGGGGCGGCGCAGCTGGCCGCGACGGTCGCAACCGTACCGGTCATTAACGCAGGCGACGGCGCCGGGGAGCATCCGACGCAGGCGCTGCTCGACCTGTACTCGATCCAGAAGGAGCTCGGGCGGATCGACGACATCCGGATCGCGATGATCGGCGACCTCGCGAACGGACGAACCGTTCATTCGTTAAGCTACATGCTTGCCAATTATAAGAATGTGCATATCGAATACGTCGCGCCGGATAACGTGCGCATCCCGGTCGAAGTGAAGCGGTACCTCGTCGAGCACGGCGTGTCGTTCGAAGAATCGACCGACCTGCGCAAGGCGGCCGCGGAGGCGGACGTCGTGTACCAGACGCGCATTCAGAAGGAGCGATTCCTGTCGCTCGAAGAGTACGAGAAGGCGTCGGGCAAGTATGTAATCGACGCGTCACTGCTGGACGTCATGCGTCCCGACGCCATCATCCTTCACCCGCTGCCGCGGGCGGGCGAAATCGAAACGCGCGTCGACCGGGATCCCCGCGCCGCGTACTTCCGTCAAGCGCAGAACGGGCTGTATTTGCGGATGGCGCTCATCGAAAAATGCCTGACCTCTTAATTGTTCGGCGCCGTCGATCCCTCGCGGTTCGGGGCTCGATTTTAGCCAAACTCCCTCGCTTCGGCAGGGAGTTTCTTTATTTTTTCGGTGCCTGCTGCCGCCGGCTTTTCCTATCCATCCAACCTGCCCACTAACTAAGCCCACCCTTAAAACCTCTAACCATCAAATTCAATTCTCCCTAACCTCACATTCTTCTCGTTGTCTAAATTGTATTAGGATTGGTAAAACCAGCCGGCATAGAGTAGGAGAAGGAATCGCCGGCTATTGGCCGCTGCGCCGAAGTTGTCCAAAGTTGTCCAAACAGTGGGATGGCAGTTCAAGAACGTGGGCTACTGTCTTGCTAGGGAGGCGAAGTTTGAATACGTGGTCGCAAGAAGATCGGTCCGGTATTGGCGGATGCACTTAAGCTGTCCAAAATTGTCCAAGCCGAGGGAGGTTGGTTCAAGACCGGGTGCTACTGATTTGCGAAGGAGGGAGACTTGGTCAAAAGCAACTAGACGTGGTCAGTAAGGGTTCGTCATGTATTGGGGGGCGCGCCGAAGCTGTCCAAAGTTGTCCAAACGGTGGGATGGCAGTTCAAGAACGTGGGCTGCTGGCTTGCTGGGGAGGTGTGGCTTGAGTACGTAGAAGTCGGGGGGCTGTCAGGGTATTGCCGTCTGCGCCGAAGCTTGTCCAAAGTTGTCCAAACGGTGGGATGGCAGTTCAAGAAAGTGAGCTACTGGCTTGCTGGGGAGGTGTGGCTTGAGTACGTAGAAGTCGGGGGGACTGTCAGGGTGTTGCCGTCTGCGTCGAAGCTGTCCAAAAATGTCCAAGCCGAGGGAGGTTGGTTCAAGACCGGGTGCTACTGATTTGCGAAGGAGAGAAACTTGGTCAATAGCGACTAGACGGGTCAGTAAGGGTTCGTCATGTATTGGGGGAAGCGCCGAAGCTGTCCAAAGTTGTCCAAACGGTGGGATGGCAGTTCAAGAACGTGGCTACTGGCTTACTGGGGAGGTGTGGCTTGAGTACGTAGAAGTCGGGGGGGGCTGTCAGGGTATTGCCGTCTGCACCGAAGCTGTCCAAAAATGTCCAAGCCGAGGGAGGTTGGTTCAAGACTGGGTGCTACTGATTTGCGAAGGAGGGAGACTTTGGTCAAAAGCGACTAGACGTGGTCAGTAAGGGTTCGTCATGTATTGGGGGGCGCGCCGAAGCTGTCCAAAGTTGTCCAAACGGTGGGATGGCAGTTCAAGAAATGGCTACTGGCTTACTGGGGAGGTGAGGCTTGAGAACGTAGAAGTCGGAGGGGCTGTCAGGGTATTGCCGTCTGCGCCGAAGCTGTCCAAAAATGTCCAAGCCGAGGGAGGTTGGTTCAAGACCGGGTGCAATTGATTTGCGAAGGAGGGTGACTTGGTCAAAAGCGACTAGAGCGTGGTCACGTAAGGATACGTCATGTATTGGGGGGCGCACCGAAGCCGTCCAAAGTTGTCCAAACGGTGGGATGGCAGTTCAAGAAAGTGAGCTACTGGCTTGCTGGGGAGGTGTGGCTTGAGTACGTAGAAGTCAAGGGGGCTGTCAGGGTATTGCCGTCCGCGCCGAAGCTGTCCAAAAATGTCCAAGCCGAGGGAGGTTGGTTCAAGACCGGGTGCTACTGATTTGCGAAGGAGGGAGACTTTGGTCAAAAGCGACTAGACGTGGTCAGTAAGGGTTCGTCATGTATTGGTGGGCGCGCCGAAGCTGTCCAAAGTTGTCCAAACGGTGGGATGGCAGTTCAAGAAAGTGGGCTACTGCTTGCTAGGGAGGTGTGGCTTGTGTACGTAGAAGTCGGAGGGTCTGTTAGGTATTGCCGGCTGCGTCGAAGCTGTCCAAAAATGTCCAAGCCGAGGGAGGTTGGTTCAAGACCGGGTGCTACTGATTTGCGGTGGAGGGGGCTCGTTCAAGTCTTAATGATGTAACTAGTTGGGAGGCGTGGCGAACGGGAGCGCATAGATGTCCACAACGATATGACACCCGCAGAAGCCCGCCAGATGCGGAAGTTTGAGTTATCCACAGATAGTCTAAACTTAGATTTGCAACAGTTTTTGATGAGGACGATATTAGAATGATGGAGAAGCCGGCGGATGCGCACACCGCAAAGTTGGCGGCGGCATTGTGGTAGAACGGAGCAGCGAAACTACAGTGGGCAGCAAGTGAGCGGTGAATGCTGCTTAAGCTGCACGCGGATCGAAGGGCCGCGAAGGTTCCAACGGTGAGAGGATAAGATTCCGCGAGATAGCGATGGCGGTTTAGCCGCGTGGGACGGATGAGCGGTGGTTCGCGGCGGCTCGGGGCGGCGCAGTATGATGGGGTGTAGGCGTTCGGTATAAGCGAACCGAGCAACCGAGTGTTAAGAGCTTGGACGGGTGCAGGACATGCATTGGGAGCCGTTTTGCTGTATCATATCCTTTATCTAGCGGAAGGAGTCATACGAATGACAGAACAGAAACTTGTGTATATGAACCATGACGGCGGCGCGGACGATCTCGTCTCGCTGCTCGCCGTGCTGTTAATGAAGGACGTGGAGTTGATCGGCGTCGGCGTGATCCCGGGCGATTGCTATTTGGAGCCGGCCGTGCTAGCGTCGCGAAAAATTATAGACGTATTCGGACGGGCGAGCGTGGAGGTTTCGGCTTCGGATTCTCGGCCGAAGCATCCGTTCCCGAAGGAGTGGCGTATGCACGCCTACTTCGTCGACGCGCTGCCGATGTTGAACGAGAGGGATGACATCCTCGCGCCCTTCACCTCCGAACCGGCGCATCGACACTTGGTACGCAAGCTGCGCGAAGCCGATCGGAAGGTGACGCTGCTGTTCACGGGTCCACTCACGGATCTCTCCCGCGCCCTTGCGGAGGCGCCCGACATCGAGGAAAAAATCGAATCGCTCGTTTGGATGGGCGGGTCGTTCAAGGGGACAGGCAATATTATCGAGCCGGAACACGACGGGTCGGCGGAATGGAACGCCTTCTGGGACCCGGATGCGGTGGCGGACGTATGGCGTTCGGGCATCGACATCGTAGCGTATCCGCTGCTTGCGACGGATCAAGTGCCGTGGACGCTGGAGCGCCGCAACGCATGGGCGAAGCTGCGCCGCCATCCGGCGCTCGACTTCGCGGTACAGTGCTACGCGATGTGCCCGCCGCTCGTGCACATCCATGCGAACGATACGTATTTCCTGTGGGATTTGCTGACGACCTCCCATCTCGGGAACGCGGGCATCGCGAAGTTCCGCCAAGTCGCCTGCCGCGTACATACGGAAGGCGCCAGCCAAGGCCGCATCGAGGAGGACCCGTCCGGCCGAACGATTTCGATCGCGGCCGAGGTCGACGTCGATGCTTTCTACAACTACATCACCGAGCTGTTCCGATCGTTCGAACGGTAATCGAATAAGCCGCCTCTTTGTGGGGCGGCTATTTTTATGCCGTGCGGCCCGGTTTTTAAGTAAGACATAGCTGACAGGCACGAATGGGCAGCCGCCCACATACAATGTAGGGATGCGCCGTCCCAAGCCGGCATCGGCAGGGGCGTGCAAAACCTCAGGGGGTGTTCCATCGTGCCTGGTATATTCGCTATGATTGCGCTATTCATCAAGCAGCTGATGCTTCTGGTGTCTTACGTCAAAAACAATGCGTTCCCGCAGCCGCTTTCCGAAGCGGACGAGGCGAAGCATTTGAAATTGATGGCGGAGGGCAATCAAGAATCGCGCAACTTGTTGATCGAACACAACCTGCGTCTCGTCGCGCATATCGTCAACACGATATGAACGCGAACCGACGCCGCGAGGAAACCCGCTTCGTCTGCCAAGGAACCTTCGTTAAATAAAGCCGCAGCAACCATTACATTACCGAACGCAAACTTTCCGTGCTAATCGTAATGCCAGCCAACATACACTGATATGCACCTATGGGATCTCATCGTATGTATGAAGGAGGAACAATCGATGCCGGGATTGTTTGCGTTTATCGCTTTATTCATCAAGCAACTCGCCCTGTTGGTCAGTTACGTCCGCAACAACGTGTTTCCGCATCCGCTGTCGGAGGAGGAAGAAGCCGAACAGCTGCGGTTAATGAAGCAAGGGGACGAAACGGCCCGCAATAAACTAATTGAGCATAACCTGCGCTTGGTCGCGCATGTGGTGAAAAAGTTCGATAACGCCGGCGAGACGGAAGATTTAATTTCGATTGGAACGATCGGCTTGATCAAGGCCGTGGAAAGTTATTCCGAAGGGAAGGGTACGAAACTCGCCACCTATGCGGCACGATGCATCGAGAACGAGATCCTGATGCATCTTCGTTCCCTGAAGAAGCAGAAAAACGACGTCTCGCTGCATGACCCGATCGGAACGGATAAAGAAGGCAACGAAATTACGTTGATTGATATTCTCGGGACGGAGCCCGATACGGTCGCGGAGCAGGTTCAGCTTTCCATCGAGCGGAGAAAGATTTACAAGCACCTGGATATTCTAGACGAGCGGGAGCAAGAGGTGATCAAGGCGCGGTTCGGTCTGGAAACGGGCGGCGAGGAGCGAACGCAGCGGGAGATCGCGAAGGAGCTGGGGATCTCGAGATCTTATGTGTCGAGGATTGAAAAGAGGGCGTTGATGAAACTGTATCATGAGTTTTATAAACAAAAAAAGTGAGATTGCCTAATCGGCAAGTTGATGACTCCTGAACTTATCAGGGGTCATTTTTTTGTCCATCAAATTGCAAAATATGCGGGGTTTATTCAAAAACACATATCAAAAGCGGAGAATCGCGCCCCATTTTCTTGTTACTTTTTTAATGTATTCGGTTGATGAATAAACGGTTTTTGAAAGCTGTTGAAAGGAGGGGGGGTATCCAGGATTTGACAATACACATTTATGTAAGCGCAACCAGGAGCGGTGCCGATCTTATGTTGAGGAAACGATGGGAGGAACAAATGGATGGTAAAGTCAATGACATCTATGTATTTTACTAGTCAAATTTTTAAAGTTTGCGTTGCTGCGGTCGTTGGTTTGGCGGCGCTGCTTGCGATCACGACGTCAGTGTTAGCCGCGGATTATTACTATATTTCTCCAACCGGCAACGATAGCAATCCAGGAACGAAAGAAGCGCCGTTTAAAAGCATAATGAAGGCGCAGTCCGTCGCTTCCCCCGGGGATACCGTATATATTCGCGGAGGAGTTTACGACGATTTCCAAATTGCGAAAACCGACAGTAACTATATTTATGTGCATGATATTACGAAGAGCGGGATTACCTACGAGGCTTACCCTGGAGACGAAAGGCCCGTTTTCGACTTCCAGCATGTGCCGACCAATTTGCGAGTGGCCGCTTTTCGCGTGGCGGATAAAGTAACCGGTATCACATTTAAAGGGTTTGATGTCATCGGGGTGAAAGTCGGGAATCAGAAGCAATCGGAAGTTTTTCGAGTGATCGGTCAGGCGAATTTCGAAAATGTGTCTGCGCATGACAATGAAGCGAACGGTTTCTACTTTACGACAAGAGGTACGGGAGTCGTCCTGAATTGCGATGCTTATAACAACATTGGTCCAACGGATACGTCGGCCGGAAATACTGACGGTTTCGGCGCACATGCAGGTCCGGTTTGGTTCATTAATTCCCGTGCATGGAATAACAGCGACGATGGATTTGACAGCATCAGTTCCAGCGCGCCGGTCGTTTTCGATCATTCCTGGGCTTTCAATCATAGGGGGAATCAGGACGGTCGAGGCGATAAAAACGGATTTAAAATCGGCGGATACGGCCATCGAACATCTGGAATTCCCGACCCCGTACCGGTCCATACGGTTCGATTTTGTTTGGCTGCCAATAACGCCTCGAACGGATTTTATGCGAATCATCAGCCGGGTCAAGCGGCGAACTGGATCAACAACACGGCCTATAATAACGGCCGGGCTAATTTCAACATGCTGGAGCGCGTAAGCCCTACGGTGGATATCGACATCCCCGGGTACAGAGAAGTTTTGCATTATAACATTGCCTACAAGGGTGTACCGATCATGAACGATAACAATCCTCCGGAAAATGTAACGAATAATTCGTGGACTCTGCCCATGAAAAATTTCGGCCGGGAAATCAAGGATAAAGACTTTGAAAGCCTGGATATCTCGCAGTTGTCTACACCAAGAAAAGCGGACGGCAGCTTGCCCGATGTTACATTTATGCGTCCGGTAAAAACCAGCTATCTTTATAAAATGGATTTAGGTTACCTTGCCGACCAATAATGATCTAGGCGTGAAAGGTCTGAATAGATCTTTAGAGGAGGTAGCGCATGTATGGCGTTGACTAAGAAATCTACGTTATTTACGATTTGTTTACTTGTAGTAGGTATCATACTGGCAGCCCTGTTCATGGCAAAGGCTGCTAATGCGGGACCCTCTAAAAGTTATTACATTTCTCCAACCGGCAGCGATAGCAATCCTGGTACGATCACGAAGCCATTCAAAAGCATTATGAAAGCGCAGTCCGTCGCCTCCTCCGGGGATACCATATATATTCGCGGAGGAGTGTATGACGATTTCCAAATTGCGAAATCCGACAGTAACTATAATTATGTACATGATATTACGAAGAGCGGGATTACCTATGAGGCTTATCCTGGAGACGAAAGGCCCGTTTTCGACTTCCAGCATGTGCCGACAAATTTGCGCGTGGCCGCTTTTCGCGTAGCGGATCGCGTAACCGATATCCATTTCAAAGGGTTTGATGTCATCGGGGTGAAAGTCGGCAATCAAAAGCAATCCGAAGCATTTCGAGTGGTCGGGGAAGCTAATTTCGAGAATGTATCCGTCCATGATAATGAAGCGAACGGTTTCTACTTTACGACAAGAGGTACGGGAGTCGTCCTGAATTGCGATGCTTATAACAACATTGGACCAACGGATACGTCGGCTGGAAATACAGACGGTTTCGGCGCTCATGCAGGTCCCGTATGGTTCATTAATTCCCGTGCATGGAATAACAGCGACGATGGATTCGACAGCATCAGTTCCAGCGCGCCGGTCGTTTTTGATCATTCCTGGGCTTTTAATCATAGGGGAAATCAAAACGGCATTGGTGACAAAAACGGCTTTAAAGTCGGCGGTTATGGTTATCGCACGGAAGGACTTCCCGACCCGATCCCAGTCCATACCGTCAAATATTCATTAGCTGTAAACAACGGGGGGGCTGGCTTCTATGCAAATCATCAGCCAGGTCAAGCTGCGAATTGGTTAAATAACACGGCGTACCGCAATGGCAGAGCCAACTTCGATATGCTAGAGCGAGTGAGTCCAACCGATCCAACCGATATTCCCGGGTATAGGGAGGTTTTGCATAATAACATTGCGTACGTGGGAACGTCAATCATCAATGACAATCATCCTCCGGAAAATGTAACGAATAATTCCTGGACCATTAACGGCGGTCTGACCATCTCGGATGCAGATTTTGAAAGTGTGGATATCAGCCAATTATCTGCACCTAGGAAAGCAGACGGCAGCTTACCCGACGTGACATTTTTGCGTCCTATACCTTCTAGTCCTCTACACGCATACGGTTTAGGATACCTTGCCGATCAAACACGATAACAACATCGCTCGGACCACAGAGGCCCTTCTTTAGATGACTTCTGCACTTGTCGGAAGTCATCTCTTTCTTATTTTCGAAACCAGGATGGTGTTACCTATGAAGCTCAAGACCTCTCTACCAATAGCAATAGTCCTAGGTCTTGGAATTGCCGGTCTTACGTGGTTTATCAATCATCCATTCGCCGACCCGAATAGTGGGATGAATAACATCAATGATGAAATCACCCTGCCAAAGACAGAAAGCATCGAGATTGGGAATGGAATCGACATGGAATTCGTTCTCATTCGTTCTGGATCGTTTACAATGGGGTCTTCCTTGCATGCAGGAGACGGGGATGAAGCTCCGGAGCACAAAGTGACGATCACGAAACCGTTTTATCTAGGAAAATACGAGGTCACTCAGGAACAATGGGAGGACATTATGGGGTACAACCCAAGTCAATTCAAAGGGGATCGGCGTCCGGTCGACAGCGTGAGTTGGGAGGAAGCACAGATTTTTTTGAAAAAACTGCAAGACAAAACCGGACAGAAATTCGGTTTGCCTACGGAAGCGCAATGGGAATATGCCGCGCGCGCGGGGACAAGGACGACATGGGATTTTGGCGATAGCGAATCGATCTTAGGCGACTATGCTTGGTTTGGGGAAAATTCCGGGGACGAGACTCATCCGGTGGGGCAGAAAAAGCCGAATGCTTGGGGACTATTCGATATGTACGGGAACGTTCAGGAGTGGTGTAACGATTGGTATGCAAACCCATATCCCGAGGGAGACGTATCCGACCCGCAGGGTCCAGGTTCGGGGGATTCACGAGTGCTGCGCGGAGGGGCTTGGGGAGACGACTTTACTATGGTACGCTCCGCCTACCGTAACGCTTCCGGAGCCGACGCCAAGACCCCCGGCATCGGCTTGAGAGTCGTAATGATCATAGAGTAGATCGAGAACAGGGGCCCGCTCGGCGCGATCCGTTCGGGCCTCCTTCCTAAGTCTCTTTGCTTTGCTTGCGGTATGCCCTGGGAGAGGTTTGCACGATCCGCTTGAACATTTTGCCGAAATGCGAGAAGTTATCGAATCCGACCTGTTCGGATATTTCCGTAATGCTCCAGTCCGTCTCGCGTAGCAGTCGTTGCGCTTCCCTGCATCTAACAATGTTGATGTATTCGGTAAGGCTGAACCCCGTCGTTTCCTTGAACATCCGGCTCACATAGCCGGGACTGATGTAAAACTTTTCGGACAGCGTTTGAATCCGGATCGTTTCGCGGAAGTTTGCATTAATGTATTGGATCATTTCGGTTATCTTCTGCTTGATGGGCGTCGGCTCCTCCTCGTACGTATCGCTTCGCCTTGCGGCGAAGCGCGATGCCAGAAGCAGCAGCCCCGAGGCGATATGTCTCAGCTGCAGCTCGTACCCGGGCAATGCTCCGCAGAGCTCGTCGAAGAAGCTGTGAATAAGGGTTTCGAATTGAAGTTTTTCCTTCATGGTAAGGCGTAGCACTCGGCTTCCCCGAAGCGGAGCCAACAGCAGCTCGGTCTCCTCCGGGGAGCAGCGTTCGAA
It includes:
- the pyrB gene encoding aspartate carbamoyltransferase, which gives rise to MSGSLYHVLTARQFDRAELDALFAASGDMERIVREGGSTRFSNKILTTLFFEASTRTRLSFEAAMHRLGGRVIGTENAAQFSSAIKGETLEDTIRIVSGYSDLVVMRHTEIGAAQLAATVATVPVINAGDGAGEHPTQALLDLYSIQKELGRIDDIRIAMIGDLANGRTVHSLSYMLANYKNVHIEYVAPDNVRIPVEVKRYLVEHGVSFEESTDLRKAAAEADVVYQTRIQKERFLSLEEYEKASGKYVIDASLLDVMRPDAIILHPLPRAGEIETRVDRDPRAAYFRQAQNGLYLRMALIEKCLTS
- a CDS encoding nucleoside hydrolase yields the protein MTEQKLVYMNHDGGADDLVSLLAVLLMKDVELIGVGVIPGDCYLEPAVLASRKIIDVFGRASVEVSASDSRPKHPFPKEWRMHAYFVDALPMLNERDDILAPFTSEPAHRHLVRKLREADRKVTLLFTGPLTDLSRALAEAPDIEEKIESLVWMGGSFKGTGNIIEPEHDGSAEWNAFWDPDAVADVWRSGIDIVAYPLLATDQVPWTLERRNAWAKLRRHPALDFAVQCYAMCPPLVHIHANDTYFLWDLLTTSHLGNAGIAKFRQVACRVHTEGASQGRIEEDPSGRTISIAAEVDVDAFYNYITELFRSFER
- a CDS encoding formylglycine-generating enzyme family protein codes for the protein MKLKTSLPIAIVLGLGIAGLTWFINHPFADPNSGMNNINDEITLPKTESIEIGNGIDMEFVLIRSGSFTMGSSLHAGDGDEAPEHKVTITKPFYLGKYEVTQEQWEDIMGYNPSQFKGDRRPVDSVSWEEAQIFLKKLQDKTGQKFGLPTEAQWEYAARAGTRTTWDFGDSESILGDYAWFGENSGDETHPVGQKKPNAWGLFDMYGNVQEWCNDWYANPYPEGDVSDPQGPGSGDSRVLRGGAWGDDFTMVRSAYRNASGADAKTPGIGLRVVMIIE
- the sigK gene encoding RNA polymerase sporulation sigma factor SigK, translating into MPGLFAFIALFIKQLALLVSYVRNNVFPHPLSEEEEAEQLRLMKQGDETARNKLIEHNLRLVAHVVKKFDNAGETEDLISIGTIGLIKAVESYSEGKGTKLATYAARCIENEILMHLRSLKKQKNDVSLHDPIGTDKEGNEITLIDILGTEPDTVAEQVQLSIERRKIYKHLDILDEREQEVIKARFGLETGGEERTQREIAKELGISRSYVSRIEKRALMKLYHEFYKQKK
- a CDS encoding AraC family transcriptional regulator; the protein is MEYDRRVGHYTMNRFHIHRCYEMYYLFSGERGFFIKDRTYRLRAGDLVLIDSNEVHKSRDIGVPNHERVVYYYEMPFFERCSPEETELLLAPLRGSRVLRLTMKEKLQFETLIHSFFDELCGALPGYELQLRHIASGLLLLASRFAARRSDTYEEEPTPIKQKITEMIQYINANFRETIRIQTLSEKFYISPGYVSRMFKETTGFSLTEYINIVRCREAQRLLRETDWSITEISEQVGFDNFSHFGKMFKRIVQTSPRAYRKQSKET
- a CDS encoding right-handed parallel beta-helix repeat-containing protein, which translates into the protein MALTKKSTLFTICLLVVGIILAALFMAKAANAGPSKSYYISPTGSDSNPGTITKPFKSIMKAQSVASSGDTIYIRGGVYDDFQIAKSDSNYNYVHDITKSGITYEAYPGDERPVFDFQHVPTNLRVAAFRVADRVTDIHFKGFDVIGVKVGNQKQSEAFRVVGEANFENVSVHDNEANGFYFTTRGTGVVLNCDAYNNIGPTDTSAGNTDGFGAHAGPVWFINSRAWNNSDDGFDSISSSAPVVFDHSWAFNHRGNQNGIGDKNGFKVGGYGYRTEGLPDPIPVHTVKYSLAVNNGGAGFYANHQPGQAANWLNNTAYRNGRANFDMLERVSPTDPTDIPGYREVLHNNIAYVGTSIINDNHPPENVTNNSWTINGGLTISDADFESVDISQLSAPRKADGSLPDVTFLRPIPSSPLHAYGLGYLADQTR
- a CDS encoding right-handed parallel beta-helix repeat-containing protein; this encodes MVKSMTSMYFTSQIFKVCVAAVVGLAALLAITTSVLAADYYYISPTGNDSNPGTKEAPFKSIMKAQSVASPGDTVYIRGGVYDDFQIAKTDSNYIYVHDITKSGITYEAYPGDERPVFDFQHVPTNLRVAAFRVADKVTGITFKGFDVIGVKVGNQKQSEVFRVIGQANFENVSAHDNEANGFYFTTRGTGVVLNCDAYNNIGPTDTSAGNTDGFGAHAGPVWFINSRAWNNSDDGFDSISSSAPVVFDHSWAFNHRGNQDGRGDKNGFKIGGYGHRTSGIPDPVPVHTVRFCLAANNASNGFYANHQPGQAANWINNTAYNNGRANFNMLERVSPTVDIDIPGYREVLHYNIAYKGVPIMNDNNPPENVTNNSWTLPMKNFGREIKDKDFESLDISQLSTPRKADGSLPDVTFMRPVKTSYLYKMDLGYLADQ